GAGCACCCCGAGAACGGGCTCCGGCCGCACGAGGCGGACGATCTCGTGGACCAGCTCGCCGCCCTGACCCGTGTCGGCTGCGAAAACCTGGGTCCCGACGAAAACCTGGGTCCGGACACGGGCCTGGATTTCTACTGGGAGCTGCAGTACGAGCTGGTCCGCATGGTCAATGAACTTCCCAAGGCAACGACGGAAGTGGCCCGCGAACTCGGCCTGCCCAGCAGCCACCGGCTGCTCGAGATCCTCGAACGGCACACCGTGGTTCCGCGCCAGCCGGTGCTCCTGCACGGCGACCTCAATCCGTGGAACCTGGTACGCCGGGAGGGCGGTGGCCTGACCCTCATCGACTGGGAGATGGCGATGGTCGGGGATCCGTTGTACGACCTGGTCCGTCATATGCATCTCACCCCGACCCGTGCCGAGATCCGCGAGCGCATGTTCGCCCGCTGGTACCGCCTGCTGCCGGAGGAGTACACGAAGGGCTGGAACCAGGACTGGCGCGTCTACCGCTGGATGGAGGTCGTCCGCTCGGCCTATGTGGACCTGGACCGTCTGGTGACCGGGGACAGCCTGGAGGCCCCCAACGTCCGCCGTGCGGTGGACACGTACGCGATGACCCTGGCCGCGGCCACGGCCGCGCTGGGACTTCCCAAGAGGTCGAAGGCGCCGGCGAACCCCTATCTTGCCCGCGCCCTGATGCACCGGGACGATGGAGACCAACGGACGGCTGGGGTCTCCGCGGACGTGTGACCTGCCGCGCGGGGCCCTCCGGCATGGGGGAGGGCCCGGCGGATGTCTGGTGCGGGGAGCAGATCCGGCAGGTCGGTGGACGGCGGTGTGGGCGAGCACCTGAAGCGGTTCCAGGAGCGCTATGAGCCGCTGTTCACGCGGGCCCTGCTGATGGCGATCTTCGTCACCGGGCTGGTCGCCCAGTTCGTGAAGCCCGTGGGTGACGCCGTGGAGGACAAGGCGTTCCTCGGCGGCGCCCTGCTCAGCCTGGTCGGCTATGTGCTGTACGGCACGATCAAGGATCTGGCCATGTCGCTCCGGCGGCCACCGCGCGTCCAGGTCGAGTCGCGCGAGCTGGGCAGCTTCGTGAACGAGGCGTTCCGGGCTCGGGAGGTGGAGATCAGCTTCCTCGGCTACACCGGGGAGACGCTCTGCAACGAGCTGTTTCACCGGCTGGAGAAGCTCCTCGAGGATCCCGGACCGACCAGGCTCGTCTCCGTCAGAGTGCTGATCCCGGACTTCGATCAGCCGATGACCGTGCCGTCGCGGGTGGGAGCGGACGATGCCCCGGTGGACGACCCCGACTTCCGCAGGCGCCTGGAGCTGAAGTGCCAGGAGTACGACGAGACGCTGTCAGGAATCGGGGAGCGTCTCAACGCCTTGGGGCGCGTGAGCGCGGAATGCGAGTACCGCGTGTACCCCGGCATACCGAGGGACAAGATCTGCATCTTCAACCGGGAACAGGTACTCCACGGTCTCTACAACGTGGCGGCCCGCACCATGCTGCGCAGTGCGGGGCCCGAGTTCTACGACCCCAAGGGCTACCGCACCGACCTCAGCGTCTGGTCCCGCGGAGCCGGCGACGACGCCAAGGCGATCGTCGCCACCTGGAACAAGCATCTCGACGACTTGTGGAACCTGTCGATGAAGCCGAGCTGGCGGCGCGGGCCCTCAGCCTGAGCGAGGCCGCGGTGCCGTCCGGCCCTCACACCTTCAGCACCACCTTCCCCACCAGCTCCCGCCCCTCAATGGCCGCATGCGCCTCCCCCGCCCCTTCCAGCGGAAACACCTCGCCGATCAGCGGCCGCATCCGCCCCGCCGCGGCTTCCGTGAGGGCGGCGGAGGTGAAGCGGCGCAGGTCGTCGGGGCCGAACTGGACGTCGCCGATGCCGAGGAGCGTGATGTCGCGGCGGGCTGCTTCGGCCGGGTCGACGGGGGAGAAGCCCCCGGTGGGGGCGCCGTGGGCCGAGAAGCGGCCGCCGTCGGCGGTCAACGGGAAGGCGGCGGCGCCGAGTTGGCCGCCCACGCCGTCCAGGACGACATCGGCGGCCTCCTCCCGCCCGCCGAGGGCGTGGCGGGCGGCCGCCGGCCAGTCGTCGCGCGTGGCGTCGATCGCCGCGTCCGCGCCCAACTCCCGTACCAGAGCAAGCTTCGCGGCCCCCCGGGCCACCCCGACCACGCGCGCCCCGCGGGCGTGGGCCAGCTGGATCAGGAGCGTGCCCATGCCTCCGGAGGCGCCGAGGACGAGGACGCGGTCGGTGGCGCGGATGCCGGTCAGTTCGAGGAGGCCGGAGGCGGTGACGCCGTCGTGGACCAGGGCGGCGGCGTGCAGGAGGTCCACGGAGTCCGGTACGACCGACAGGGCCGAGGCCGGGGCCACCGCCCGCTCCGCGTAGCCGCCCGTCACGAAGGAGATGACCCGGCGCCCCAGCCACTCGGCGGGGGCGTCCGGGCCCAGGGCACTGACCACGCCCGCTACGCCGCTCCCGGGGACGTACGGAGGCGTCACCGGGAAGTACTCCCGGCCCCAGCCCGCCCGCACCTGGGTCTCCACGAAGATCGTGTCCGCGTACGCCACGTCGATCACGACCTCGCCGGACGCCGGGACCGGGTCCGGGACCTCCACCGGAACGAGAACCTCCGGGCCGCCGAACGCCTTCACCTGTGCTGCTCGCATGGGGCACTCCTGAACCAGTAGTGGTGACGGACGCCAGTCTTCGACCTCAAGCTCGGTCGAGGTCAAGCGCCGTCTTCCCGCGTCCTGCGCGGTGCGTACGCTCGGGACCATGAGCGACTCGGCGAGCAATACGGCTAGTGACGCGGCTGACAGCGGCGGGATCGGGCTGCGCGAGCGCAAGAAGCAGCGGATGTACCAAGCCGTCTCCGACATCGCGATCGGACTCTTCCTGGAGAAGGGCTTCGACGCCGTCTCCGTCGCCGAGATCTCCAAGCCGACCGTTTCTGAAGACTGAGCGGGAGTGTGTCCTGTTACCAGGACCGGTGCTCAGCCGTGTGCACGCCCTCTGCCCTGGTGAGTCATCTGGATCAGATGACTCACCTGAGTCACCAGGGAAGCGGCCGCCCGTCCTGGAAGAAGCCGCCCGTGGGGCCGTCGTCCGGGAGGGTCGCCGCCCAGATGACGCTCGCGGCGCCCTCCTCGACCGGACGGCCGCCCGCTCCGCCCATGTCCGTGGCGACCCAGCCCGGGCAGACGGAGTTCACCAGGATCCCGTCGGGGCTCAGCTCGGCGGCGAGCATGCGGGTGAGGGCGTTGAGGGCCACCTTTGTGGTGGAGTACGCCGGGGTGCCGCCCTCCATGCCCGCGAGCGACGCGATCTCGCTGGAGACGTTCACGACGCGCGGGTGCTCGCTCGCGCGCAGGAGCGGGAGCAGCGCCTGCGTCAGCCGCCAGGGACCGTACAGATTCGTCTCGGCCGCCTCGCGTACGACGTCCAGGTCGGCGTTGGCCGCCTGCTGCCGGGTGTCGTACGCGATGGCGGCGTTGTTGATCAGGACGTCGAGGGCGTCGATGTCCCGCGCGGCCGCGGCGATGTCGGCCTCGGACGTGACGTCCAGGCGGAGAGGGTGCGCGTTCGGCCCGAGGGCCTTGGCCGCGTCGGCGGCGGCCTCGGCGGAACGGGCGGTCAGCAGGACGGTGT
This genomic interval from Streptomyces dengpaensis contains the following:
- a CDS encoding SDR family NAD(P)-dependent oxidoreductase yields the protein MIALVTGANRGLGREVARQLTAAGHTVLLTARSAEAAADAAKALGPNAHPLRLDVTSEADIAAAARDIDALDVLINNAAIAYDTRQQAANADLDVVREAAETNLYGPWRLTQALLPLLRASEHPRVVNVSSEIASLAGMEGGTPAYSTTKVALNALTRMLAAELSPDGILVNSVCPGWVATDMGGAGGRPVEEGAASVIWAATLPDDGPTGGFFQDGRPLPW
- a CDS encoding zinc-binding dehydrogenase; translation: MRAAQVKAFGGPEVLVPVEVPDPVPASGEVVIDVAYADTIFVETQVRAGWGREYFPVTPPYVPGSGVAGVVSALGPDAPAEWLGRRVISFVTGGYAERAVAPASALSVVPDSVDLLHAAALVHDGVTASGLLELTGIRATDRVLVLGASGGMGTLLIQLAHARGARVVGVARGAAKLALVRELGADAAIDATRDDWPAAARHALGGREEAADVVLDGVGGQLGAAAFPLTADGGRFSAHGAPTGGFSPVDPAEAARRDITLLGIGDVQFGPDDLRRFTSAALTEAAAGRMRPLIGEVFPLEGAGEAHAAIEGRELVGKVVLKV